One Algibacter sp. L3A6 genomic region harbors:
- a CDS encoding heme-copper oxidase subunit III translates to MDLTQGTREEKTGRAKKMMLWFGIISLIMSFMGWTSAFIVSSSRPDWLSDFRLPNAFIISTVVIVVSSITFLLAKKSLKNGQHKATSLWLLVTLVLGVVFIYNQFAGFRQIIDLGYNFTGPTSNVTMSYIYLIALVHILHVVAGLICLLVVIYNHFKQKYSATNMLGFELAATFWHFIDILWVYLFLFLYFVR, encoded by the coding sequence ATGGATTTAACTCAAGGAACAAGAGAAGAGAAGACAGGCAGAGCAAAAAAAATGATGCTTTGGTTTGGTATTATTTCGTTAATCATGTCTTTTATGGGCTGGACGAGTGCTTTTATTGTAAGTAGCTCACGTCCCGATTGGTTAAGTGATTTTAGATTACCAAATGCTTTTATTATTAGCACAGTGGTTATTGTGGTTAGTAGTATTACTTTTTTATTAGCAAAAAAATCACTTAAAAATGGCCAGCATAAGGCAACAAGCTTATGGTTGTTGGTAACCTTAGTTTTGGGTGTTGTGTTTATTTATAACCAGTTTGCTGGTTTTAGACAAATTATAGATTTGGGGTATAATTTTACCGGGCCAACGAGTAATGTTACCATGTCGTACATTTATTTAATTGCTTTAGTACACATTTTACACGTTGTGGCTGGGTTAATTTGTCTGTTGGTTGTAATTTATAATCATTTTAAACAAAAGTATAGCGCAACAAATATGTTAGGCTTTGAGTTGGCAGCAACCTTCTGGCATTTTATAGATATTCTTTGGGTTTATTTATTTTTGTTTTTATACTTTGTAAGATAG
- a CDS encoding cytochrome c oxidase subunit 3 — protein sequence MSTAVAEGKTWNGGNEPLKASYGKMMMWFFIVSDALTFSGFLAAYGFSRFKFIDAWPIADEVFTHFPFLHGVNAPMYYVAFMTFVLIMSSVTMVLAVDAGHHLNKGKVTIYMFLTIIGGIIFVGSQAWEWNTFIKGEYGAVQTQGGNILQFGEYVTVDGEQVFKRVAVKDFAVVNTHKERSAHESKNGLWFQSEGALPAYDVDEVVKGLEAHENVLIRTQILNEEGEKTVLTRAESLKSLKDNGRLYVEGANLQVNEYGSPLFADFFFFITGFHGFHVLSGIIINIIVFFNVLVGTYEKRRSYEMVEKVGLYWHFVDLVWVFVFTFFYLV from the coding sequence ATGAGTACAGCAGTAGCAGAAGGCAAAACTTGGAATGGCGGGAATGAACCGTTAAAGGCAAGTTACGGTAAAATGATGATGTGGTTTTTCATCGTTTCGGATGCTTTAACATTTTCGGGGTTTTTAGCAGCTTACGGATTTTCTAGATTTAAATTTATTGATGCTTGGCCAATTGCCGATGAAGTGTTTACTCACTTTCCATTTTTACATGGTGTAAATGCACCGATGTATTATGTGGCGTTTATGACGTTTGTACTTATTATGTCGTCGGTAACGATGGTATTAGCAGTAGATGCGGGACACCATTTAAACAAAGGTAAAGTTACTATTTACATGTTTTTAACCATTATTGGTGGTATAATATTCGTTGGTTCTCAAGCTTGGGAATGGAACACGTTTATTAAAGGTGAATATGGTGCTGTGCAAACGCAAGGTGGAAACATTTTACAGTTTGGTGAGTATGTAACTGTAGATGGTGAACAAGTGTTTAAACGTGTTGCAGTAAAGGATTTTGCTGTTGTAAATACACATAAAGAAAGAAGTGCTCACGAAAGCAAAAACGGACTTTGGTTTCAAAGTGAAGGTGCTTTACCTGCTTACGATGTCGATGAGGTTGTAAAAGGTTTAGAAGCGCATGAAAATGTTTTGATTAGAACTCAAATATTAAATGAGGAAGGTGAAAAAACAGTATTAACTAGAGCTGAATCTTTAAAATCTTTAAAAGATAACGGTAGATTATATGTTGAGGGTGCTAACTTACAAGTTAACGAATATGGTTCTCCGCTGTTTGCCGATTTCTTTTTCTTTATTACAGGTTTCCACGGTTTTCACGTATTATCGGGTATTATTATTAACATCATTGTTTTCTTTAATGTGTTAGTAGGGACTTACGAAAAACGTAGAAGCTACGAAATGGTAGAGAAAGTTGGTTTATACTGGCACTTTGTAGATTTAGTTTGGGTATTTGTATTTACATTCTTCTACCTAGTTTAA
- a CDS encoding cytochrome C oxidase subunit IV family protein — MAHEHKLEIFKGLVKFKSNTQKIWGVLALLSFITIVEVILGIIKPESLMGPVLGMKLLNWIFIILTIVKAYYITWDFMHMRDETAGLRRAVVWTAIFLILYLVFILLQEGGYVFRVYDNGYIKRDF, encoded by the coding sequence ATGGCACACGAACATAAATTAGAAATATTTAAAGGTTTAGTTAAGTTTAAATCTAATACTCAAAAAATTTGGGGCGTATTAGCGCTACTTAGTTTTATAACTATTGTTGAGGTTATATTAGGTATTATTAAACCTGAAAGTTTAATGGGACCTGTTTTAGGTATGAAACTTTTAAACTGGATTTTCATTATCTTAACAATTGTTAAAGCTTATTACATTACTTGGGATTTTATGCACATGCGTGATGAAACTGCTGGTTTGCGTCGTGCTGTAGTATGGACTGCTATTTTCTTGATATTATACCTAGTATTTATTTTATTACAAGAAGGTGGTTACGTTTTTAGAGTATACGATAACGGCTATATTAAAAGAGACTTTTAA
- a CDS encoding SCO family protein, which produces MKKKNNYSYIGIAFVILVFGIIFIPEIVDRISNNDVSRQSGRSDQKSATSKVSDLAFIEINGEAKKVPAFAFTNQNGETITNKDYEGKVYVIEFFFTTCPTICPRMSQNLVQIQNTFEGFEDFGVASFTINPSHDTQEVLKAYAEKYGVTNPNWHLMTGEKETIYELANQGFNLYAAEAENVAGGFEHSGNFALIDKNGFIRSRTDDYGNPIIYYRGIVSESEKVDDDGVKEEISALKADIKKLLNE; this is translated from the coding sequence ATGAAGAAAAAGAATAACTATTCATACATCGGTATTGCTTTTGTGATTTTAGTTTTTGGAATTATTTTTATTCCTGAAATTGTAGATCGAATTTCTAATAATGATGTGTCTAGACAATCGGGAAGAAGTGATCAAAAATCAGCGACTTCTAAGGTGTCCGATTTAGCCTTTATTGAAATAAATGGTGAGGCTAAAAAAGTACCTGCTTTTGCATTTACTAATCAAAACGGAGAAACTATTACCAACAAAGATTACGAAGGTAAAGTGTATGTCATCGAGTTCTTTTTTACAACTTGTCCAACAATATGCCCGAGAATGAGCCAGAATTTGGTTCAAATTCAAAATACTTTTGAAGGCTTTGAAGATTTTGGTGTAGCATCATTCACTATAAATCCGAGTCATGATACGCAAGAGGTTTTAAAGGCTTACGCCGAAAAATATGGTGTTACTAACCCAAACTGGCATTTAATGACAGGAGAAAAAGAAACCATTTATGAATTGGCCAATCAAGGTTTTAACTTGTATGCAGCCGAAGCAGAAAATGTAGCTGGTGGTTTTGAACATTCTGGAAACTTCGCGTTAATTGATAAAAATGGTTTTATTAGATCTAGAACAGACGATTACGGAAACCCAATTATATATTACAGAGGTATTGTATCGGAATCTGAAAAAGTTGATGACGACGGCGTAAAAGAAGAAATTAGTGCATTAAAAGCAGATATTAAAAAATTACTGAATGAATAA
- a CDS encoding DUF420 domain-containing protein — translation MNKDNNTLDDKKYNKLIVILSVAIPVVVAILFGVKIDAELPVFLPPIYASVNALTAFVLVLAFIAIQNKKVKLHEKLMKFAIGLSVLFLVMYVAYHMTSDSTKYGGEGFIRVLYYFILITHILMSIVVIPFVLITYVRAITNNIEKHRKIAKITFPLWLYVAVSGVVVFIMISPYY, via the coding sequence ATGAATAAGGATAATAACACTTTAGACGATAAAAAATACAACAAACTTATTGTTATACTTTCTGTAGCTATTCCTGTGGTTGTGGCTATTTTATTTGGGGTTAAAATCGATGCAGAATTACCTGTGTTTTTACCACCTATTTATGCTTCTGTTAATGCATTAACGGCTTTTGTTTTGGTATTGGCGTTTATTGCAATTCAGAATAAAAAAGTTAAACTGCATGAGAAATTAATGAAGTTTGCTATCGGACTTTCGGTTTTGTTCTTAGTGATGTATGTGGCTTACCACATGACGAGCGATTCTACTAAATACGGTGGTGAAGGCTTTATTCGCGTGCTTTACTATTTTATATTAATTACGCATATTTTAATGTCTATTGTGGTTATTCCGTTTGTTTTAATAACTTATGTACGTGCTATTACAAACAATATAGAAAAGCACCGTAAAATCGCGAAAATCACTTTTCCGCTTTGGTTATATGTGGCAGTATCAGGTGTAGTTGTTTTTATAATGATATCGCCTTATTATTAA